In the Arachis hypogaea cultivar Tifrunner chromosome 20, arahy.Tifrunner.gnm2.J5K5, whole genome shotgun sequence genome, GAGAAGATCCTCCCGAACGGCGATTTCTACTCCGGCAACTTCTCCGGCACCGTTCCTCACGGATCCGGGAAGTACCTTTGGACCGACGGGTGCATGTACGAAGGAGAGTGGAAACGCGGAAAGGCTTCGGGCAAAGGAAAATTCTCATGGCCTTCAGGCGCTACCTACGAAGGTGAATTCAAATCTGGAAGAATGGAAGGGTTTGGCGTCTTCGTCGGATCCGACGGAGACACCTACCGCGGGTCGTGGAGCTCCGACAGAAAACACGGCTTTGGCTTGAAGCGTTATGCAAACGGCGACGTTTATGAAGGGTGGTGGAAACGCAACCTGCAAGACGGCCACGGCCGTTACGTTTGGAAGAACGGAAACATGTATACCGGGGAGTGGAGGAACGGCGTCATAACGGGGAAAGGGGAGCTTGTTTGGGCTAATGGGAACCGCTACGAGGGGCAGTGGGAGAACGGTTTGCCAAAGGCACAAGGGTTGTTCAAAACGATGTCGCATCATCAGGTGCTGATGCAGCCGCATTGCTTGAAGACGAGTGGGATTTTGTGGGGTGACAACTTTGCCCTCGCCGTTAGGAAGCGGTCGTCCGTTGACGGCTCTAGAGGGAGCGTTACGGAGAAGAGCTTCCCGAGGATTTGCATATGGGAATCGGAGGGTGAGGCTGGGGATATAACTTGCGATATTATTGATAATGTGGAGGCGTCAATGTTCTATAGGGATGGAACGGCGTCGGATCGAGACGGGGTTGGTGTGCCATTTGGCCGGAACCCTTGTTTCGCTGGCGAGGTGAAGAGACCGGGTCAAACGATATTCAAGGGGCATAAGAACTATGAATTGATGCTTAATTTGCAATTGGGCATAAGGTAAAGAAAATATTTGAAGTTGGGATATTGATTGAGGTTCTTCATTCTCTGTGTGTTTGGATTAACGGGTAAGAATTTGCTGTTGCGTTTGGATAGGTACTCAGTAGGGAAGGAAGGCTCGACGTTGCGGGAGCTTAAGCTGACCGATTTTGATCCCAAGGAGAAGTACTGGACTAGGTTTCCGTCTGAAGGTTCCAAGATTACGCCTCCCCATCAAACAGCGGAATTCCGGTGGAAGGATTACTGCCCTGCTGTTTTTAGGTGAGTTTTCATGTTTAATGCTTGCGGGTTTTCCGGATGGGGTGAAGTTTTGATGCAACTTGCATTTGTTTTGATTGAATTTTGCTTTGGACTTTACAGGCACTTGAGGAAGCTTTTTCATGTGGATCCTGCTGATTATATGTTGGCTATATGTGGCGATGACGCCCTCAGGGAGCTTTCCTCTCCCGGGAAAAGCGGGAGCATTTTCTACTTGACGCAAGATGACAGATTTATGATAAAGACAGTGAAGAAATCTGAAGTCAAGGTTGGTTGCATCCTGTTAAATTCGATGTTAATTCCCTCTGCCTGATGTTATACCATATCCTAATTCCTAATGGATATATGCTGTTTTTCATTGCAAGCAAGTAGTTAGTAAAATTTGAGTAGAATAGATACTTCAGTAAATCTTTTGTTTAGTTCTGAAACTTTGGTTTTTGGAAGAGGGAGGTATTAGCTGGCCAGTGATGTTTTTTGTATTTAACATAGATTCTCACATTCAATAGAATTCTGTGCTGCTAGAAATCTTTTGGCTATATGCAAATCTGGATTTTGCTTGTTGCATGTCTGACACTTGATTATGGTTATTAACTTTTAGGTGCTTCTCCGGATGCTTCGAAGTTATTATCAACATGTCTCTGGTAATGAGAATTCACTTGTAACAAAATTCTACGGGGTACACTGCGTCAAGCCAATTGGAGGCCAGAAGGTATGGATTGGTATCTGTATTATGGCGGGTTTTCATTGTTCCCCCATGCATGTTGTTACTCATTACCTTGACTTTTTCTTGTCATTATTCGATAAACTAGATCCGGTTTATTGTGATGGGAAACCTTTTCTGCTCGGAATATCCAATTCATCGACGATTTGACTTGAAAGGATCTTCACATGGGCGTATAACGGATAAGCCGGAAGAGG is a window encoding:
- the LOC112782978 gene encoding phosphatidylinositol 4-phosphate 5-kinase 1, which encodes MREALVRDTTCEATSIIKNEEPEKKLSLLQSPLPPLPLVPSGRSRSQGIGTRRVTPTTTPLAVSGAGSTVEKILPNGDFYSGNFSGTVPHGSGKYLWTDGCMYEGEWKRGKASGKGKFSWPSGATYEGEFKSGRMEGFGVFVGSDGDTYRGSWSSDRKHGFGLKRYANGDVYEGWWKRNLQDGHGRYVWKNGNMYTGEWRNGVITGKGELVWANGNRYEGQWENGLPKAQGLFKTMSHHQVLMQPHCLKTSGILWGDNFALAVRKRSSVDGSRGSVTEKSFPRICIWESEGEAGDITCDIIDNVEASMFYRDGTASDRDGVGVPFGRNPCFAGEVKRPGQTIFKGHKNYELMLNLQLGIRYSVGKEGSTLRELKLTDFDPKEKYWTRFPSEGSKITPPHQTAEFRWKDYCPAVFRHLRKLFHVDPADYMLAICGDDALRELSSPGKSGSIFYLTQDDRFMIKTVKKSEVKVLLRMLRSYYQHVSGNENSLVTKFYGVHCVKPIGGQKIRFIVMGNLFCSEYPIHRRFDLKGSSHGRITDKPEEEIDETTTLKDLDLNYVFRVPRNWFKELIQQIERDCEFLEAEKIMDYSLLVGLHFRDDNTCDKMGLSPFVLRTGNRDSYQSEKLMRGYRFLEAELQDRDRVKSGRKSLIRLGANMPARAERMARRSDFDQYTSVGISHLTPYCSGETYDVVLYFGIIDILQDYDISKKLEHAYKSLQVDPTSISAVDPKLYSKRFRDFIGRIFVEDR